One window from the genome of Candidatus Zixiibacteriota bacterium encodes:
- the mazG gene encoding nucleoside triphosphate pyrophosphohydrolase gives MSNFDELVRIMKTLRSPSGCPWDLKQTHSSLVPYLLEETYEVIEAIENNQADRMAEELGDLLLQIVFHAQVASEDGRFDIEDVAASINKKLIHRHPHIFKQKQDLSPEEVTQNWEQLKLAEKKGHRKSALDGIPKVLPALLKAFRLQQKASRFGFDWENSEQVYEKVGEEMEELKEALDASDHDQIEEEIGDLLFSVVNLARFLEIDPESSLARTNKKFLDRFLYVEKKLAEQGRSLSDSDLAEMDALWDESKSLMKKES, from the coding sequence ATGTCAAACTTCGATGAACTTGTCAGGATTATGAAAACCCTTCGATCTCCCTCCGGATGTCCCTGGGATTTGAAACAGACCCACTCAAGCCTGGTTCCTTACCTGCTCGAGGAAACTTACGAAGTCATTGAAGCTATTGAAAATAACCAGGCGGACAGGATGGCGGAGGAACTCGGCGACCTGCTTTTGCAGATTGTCTTTCACGCCCAGGTAGCCTCCGAGGATGGTCGCTTCGATATCGAGGATGTGGCCGCATCTATAAACAAAAAACTGATCCACCGCCATCCCCATATTTTCAAACAGAAACAGGACCTCAGCCCGGAAGAAGTTACCCAGAACTGGGAACAACTCAAGCTGGCCGAGAAAAAAGGACACAGGAAATCAGCCCTGGATGGTATCCCGAAAGTCCTGCCGGCGCTTTTAAAAGCATTCCGGCTCCAGCAGAAGGCTTCTCGATTCGGATTCGACTGGGAGAATTCGGAACAGGTCTATGAAAAGGTCGGCGAAGAAATGGAGGAACTAAAAGAAGCTCTGGATGCCTCCGATCACGACCAGATCGAGGAAGAAATCGGCGATCTGCTGTTCTCAGTGGTAAACCTGGCACGATTTCTCGAAATCGACCCTGAAAGCTCCCTTGCCCGTACAAATAAAAAGTTTCTGGACCGTTTTCTGTACGTCGAGAAAAAACTGGCAGAACAGGGCAGATCTCTTTCAGATTCAGACCTGGCCGAGATGGACGCGCTCTGGGATGAGTCCAAGAGCTTAATGAAAAAGGAGTCTTGA